The sequence TGGGGACAGGCAAACGTGCGGTGATTCTCTCCACGTCCTCGGCGGTTGCCCCAGACGTCATCGAGGACGACATTCAAGAACACGAGCTTCCCGATGCCGGCCCCATCGGACGCTTTCTCATCGATCCTGACGGCGCCATCGTGCGCGCCGGGCTGGTGCGCCATTACGCCGCGCGCGAAGGCCTGCACCAGCTGGATCCGCGCATCGCGTACCTCACCGGCGACCACCTGCCGGAGGGGACTTCAGGATTTGAATTCATTGAGCTGGTGCCCATGAAAAAGCTCAAGGCGGCCATGTCGGCTCACGACGTTGGCTCACTGGAGATCCTGGTACGCGGGCAAGACGTGGACCCGGACCAGCTGCGCAAGAAGCTCAAACTCAAAGGCTCCACGGCTAAGACGCTTGTGGTCACCCGCATTGGGGCCAAGGGAGTCGCGGTGCTGTGCGGACCGCGAGTAGTATCGTCCGAAGGTAATTACGCACCCTAATAGTTTCAAAATTTACGGAAGGGGAAGTGCCCACATGCCAGTCATTGTGGCTCTGGTTAAACACGTACCGGATACGTGGTCAACGAAGACCCTCGAGGCGGATCACACCTTGGACCGCACCTCGGTGGATAACGTCATCGACGAGGTCAACGAGTACTCCGTCGAGCAGGCGCTGCGTCTGCGAGACGACAATGCCGACGCCGGATACGAGGTTGTCGCCCTCACCATGGGCCCGGCGGCTGCCGACGAAGCCCTGCGCAAGGCCCTGGCCATGGGCGCGGATCACGCCGTGCACGTTGTCGACGATTCCCTCGCCGGCGCCGATGCCTTGGCTACCGCCTGGGTTCTCAACGCCGCCATCACCAAGGTGGCGGAGAAGTTCGGTGAGGTCCAGGTCATCACGCTGGGCAATAACTCCTCGGATGCTTCCACCGGCCTCATCGCCGGTCTGCTGGCTGAATACCGCCAGCTGCCCGCGCTCACCGAGCTCAAGGCCGCCTCCCTGGCTGGTGCTACTGCCACCGCCACCCGTGAGGATGCCCACGGCCACTGGGAACTCAGCGCTAACCTGCCGGCTATCCTGTCCTTTACCGACAAGGCCGACAAGCCGCGTTTCCCCAACTTCAAGGGCCTCATGGCCGCCAAGAAGGCAGAGGTCACCACGTTCGCCGTGGCGGACCTAGGCATCGATGGCGTGCCGTCCACCACCAC is a genomic window of Corynebacterium singulare containing:
- a CDS encoding electron transfer flavoprotein subunit beta/FixA family protein, whose protein sequence is MPVIVALVKHVPDTWSTKTLEADHTLDRTSVDNVIDEVNEYSVEQALRLRDDNADAGYEVVALTMGPAAADEALRKALAMGADHAVHVVDDSLAGADALATAWVLNAAITKVAEKFGEVQVITLGNNSSDASTGLIAGLLAEYRQLPALTELKAASLAGATATATREDAHGHWELSANLPAILSFTDKADKPRFPNFKGLMAAKKAEVTTFAVADLGIDGVPSTTTVTASAQRPARTAGEVITDPDPAVAAAKVADFLAAKNLIEG